One window from the genome of Deinococcota bacterium encodes:
- a CDS encoding carbohydrate kinase family protein — MADAGRAETEQAGSARVRLMVTGNVNVDVLMGRLAPWPRAGTEVEVAQYALRVGGALGNTALALTALGAEASYFANVGSDVLGDWLYEELARRGCTLERSSGETALTVGISHPGGQRTFLSHLGHFRDFDARAVHDAATTAAAGSLLLVSGYFLLPGLRAEALDLMASARRRGVLTLLDTGWPTEGWTEAVKEEIFGLLPHCDFFLPNLEEAEALTGERKVASCLSQLNPHLAGRTIVKLGREGAGFLEHGKLVTVAAPQVEVVDTVGAGDSFNAGFLAGLKRARPWQDAVTLAVHTASLAIASDPRRYPAWAELEASLTGDAAVR, encoded by the coding sequence ATGGCCGACGCCGGGCGAGCCGAGACCGAGCAGGCCGGCTCGGCGCGCGTGCGGCTCATGGTGACGGGGAACGTCAACGTGGACGTGCTGATGGGCCGGCTGGCGCCGTGGCCGCGGGCCGGCACCGAGGTCGAGGTGGCGCAGTACGCCCTGCGCGTAGGCGGCGCCCTGGGCAACACCGCGCTGGCTCTGACCGCCCTGGGCGCCGAGGCCAGTTACTTCGCCAACGTCGGCAGCGACGTGCTCGGCGACTGGCTTTACGAGGAGCTGGCGAGGCGCGGTTGCACCCTCGAGCGCTCGTCGGGCGAGACCGCGCTTACCGTCGGCATCTCTCACCCCGGCGGACAGCGCACCTTTTTGAGCCATCTCGGCCATTTCAGGGATTTCGACGCGCGAGCGGTTCATGACGCCGCGACCACGGCCGCGGCGGGCAGCCTGCTGCTGGTGAGCGGCTACTTTTTGCTTCCCGGCCTGCGCGCTGAGGCCCTTGACCTCATGGCTAGCGCCCGGCGGCGCGGCGTCCTTACGCTTCTCGACACCGGCTGGCCCACCGAGGGCTGGACGGAGGCGGTCAAGGAGGAAATTTTTGGCCTCCTGCCCCACTGCGACTTTTTCCTGCCCAACCTCGAGGAGGCTGAAGCGCTGACGGGCGAGCGAAAGGTCGCGTCCTGCTTGAGCCAGCTCAACCCTCACCTCGCTGGCCGGACGATCGTCAAACTCGGCAGAGAGGGCGCGGGCTTTTTGGAGCACGGTAAGCTCGTCACGGTCGCCGCGCCGCAAGTCGAGGTGGTGGACACCGTCGGCGCCGGGGACAGCTTCAACGCCGGTTTTCTGGCCGGGTTGAAGCGGGCGCGGCCTTGGCAGGACGCTGTCACCCTGGCCGTTCATACGGCCAGCCTCGCCATCGCCAGCGATCCCCGGCGCTATCCGGCCTGGGCCGAGCTCGAGGCGAGCCTGACCGGAGACGCCGCGGTCCGGTAA
- a CDS encoding carbohydrate ABC transporter permease has translation MRTKSFLSYLVLTLGSLITLFPFVWMLLTSLKPLPEVFDLTLLPREPTLQNYRIILFDYLFGQWFWNSLLVAGITTLSVLVFDSLAGYTLAKLDFPGKPVIFVLILSTLMVPTEMLVIPWFATSAQYGWTNSYWGLLFPGLMTAFGVFLMRQFFETLPNDLLDAARIDGLSEFGVFWRVALPLVKPTLAALAILTFLGNWNAFLWPLIVTQSQEMYTLPVGLALFSGEAGSQWNLITAGASLSVFPVLLVFAVFQKQIIEGVVLSGVKG, from the coding sequence ATGCGCACCAAGTCCTTTCTGAGTTACCTGGTCCTCACGCTGGGCTCGCTCATCACCCTCTTTCCCTTCGTGTGGATGCTGCTCACCTCGCTCAAGCCCCTGCCGGAGGTCTTCGACCTGACGCTCTTGCCCCGGGAGCCGACGCTTCAAAACTACCGCATCATCCTCTTCGACTACCTCTTCGGCCAGTGGTTCTGGAACAGCCTCCTGGTCGCTGGCATAACCACCCTTTCGGTCCTCGTCTTCGACTCCCTGGCCGGCTACACCCTCGCCAAGCTCGACTTCCCGGGCAAGCCCGTCATCTTCGTGCTCATCCTCTCGACCTTGATGGTGCCCACCGAGATGCTGGTCATCCCCTGGTTCGCGACCTCCGCGCAGTACGGCTGGACCAACTCCTACTGGGGTCTGCTCTTCCCGGGCCTGATGACGGCCTTTGGGGTGTTTTTGATGCGGCAGTTTTTCGAAACGCTGCCGAACGACCTCCTGGACGCCGCCCGCATCGACGGCCTCTCCGAATTCGGCGTGTTCTGGCGCGTGGCCCTGCCGCTCGTCAAACCCACGCTCGCGGCCCTGGCCATTCTAACCTTCTTGGGCAACTGGAACGCCTTTTTGTGGCCGCTCATCGTCACCCAGAGCCAGGAGATGTACACCCTGCCGGTGGGCCTGGCGCTCTTTTCCGGCGAGGCGGGCAGCCAGTGGAACCTGATCACCGCCGGCGCGTCGCTATCGGTGTTTCCGGTTTTGCTCGTCTTTGCCGTCTTCCAGAAGCAGATCATCGAGGGCGTGGTGCTCTCCGGGGTCAAGGGCTGA
- a CDS encoding sugar ABC transporter permease, which produces MRLTLAKRQALWAYAFLAVPLAFFLLVRIWPALQSFQLSLSTWHVDPAQRVFVGTDYYERMLSDVRLHRALLNTLLYTLIGVPAQLLLGLVIALLLQTVRRARGLFRAIYFAPYVTPAVAVAWAWSLMLSPNLGIVNEILAMLGLPTQPFLTSPSQALPTVTAVVVWQYLGFQVVLFLVGLEGIPREYYEAARIDGAGPWKLFRHITLPLLNPIIVFSVIIATASPATGFLQLFTQVVNLNFSDPGGPLTSTLTIVLYMYQMAFDRFQFGYAAAITVLLFSIILLITLVQLRVIGRKVEY; this is translated from the coding sequence ATGCGACTGACCCTGGCCAAGCGGCAGGCCCTCTGGGCTTACGCCTTTCTGGCCGTTCCCCTGGCCTTTTTCCTGCTGGTGCGCATCTGGCCGGCCTTGCAGTCCTTCCAGCTCTCCTTGAGCACCTGGCACGTGGACCCGGCTCAGCGCGTCTTTGTCGGCACCGACTACTACGAGCGCATGCTGAGCGACGTCCGCTTGCACCGCGCGCTGCTCAACACCCTGCTCTACACCTTGATTGGCGTGCCTGCTCAGCTCCTCTTGGGCCTGGTGATCGCCCTGCTCTTGCAGACCGTGCGCCGGGCGCGCGGCCTCTTCCGGGCCATCTACTTCGCGCCCTACGTCACCCCGGCGGTGGCGGTGGCCTGGGCCTGGAGCCTCATGCTCTCGCCCAACTTGGGCATCGTCAACGAGATCTTGGCGATGCTCGGTCTGCCCACCCAACCCTTTCTGACCAGCCCCTCGCAGGCCCTGCCGACGGTCACGGCGGTGGTGGTCTGGCAGTACCTGGGCTTTCAGGTGGTGCTCTTTTTAGTCGGGCTCGAGGGCATCCCCCGCGAGTACTACGAGGCCGCCAGAATCGACGGCGCCGGCCCCTGGAAGCTCTTCCGCCACATCACCTTGCCGCTCTTAAACCCCATCATCGTCTTTTCGGTCATTATCGCCACGGCCTCGCCGGCAACGGGTTTTCTGCAGCTCTTTACCCAGGTCGTCAACCTCAACTTCAGCGACCCCGGCGGGCCGCTCACCAGCACGCTCACCATCGTGCTCTACATGTACCAGATGGCCTTCGACCGCTTTCAGTTCGGCTACGCCGCCGCGATCACCGTCTTGCTCTTTTCGATAATCTTGCTGATCACCCTGGTTCAGCTCCGCGTCATCGGCCGCAAGGTGGAGTACTGA
- a CDS encoding extracellular solute-binding protein, producing MKFYLKFFGTFVATFVATAGLLLGGLGLAQEVTITYWQYDFASKVDTIDQLIERFEAENPGIRVQHQTFPYEAYPQQVATSIPAGQGADVINLFYGWLPAWQEAGYLQPLPEEHFPTEVIEAEFIPMVQAAKLDGRYWALPTGVRSLALWYNQDIFDDVGVEAPPSTWAEFIEVAQAITVRRGDRYTMIGYGVAPDGQDHHLLREVLFRQFGTPPYSDDNREVRYDSPEGAEALTFYTDWVSEDQIGTPDFFPGRGNYRDGFLAGRIGMMVDGSFAIDGVRSNARFDWGVTELPVLEEGGERSNFGSFWMHGLTPLATGDRLEASIRFLEFITSEEAMQLWLENVGELPARSALLEDPALAEDPVLGPFLAALPYSHATFFADETEQRRITLDMINRVILQGVEPAESLRQAAEEEQQLLDSFWQGQD from the coding sequence ATGAAGTTTTACCTGAAGTTTTTCGGCACGTTTGTCGCCACGTTTGTCGCCACGGCGGGCCTCCTCCTCGGCGGTCTCGGCCTGGCCCAGGAGGTCACCATCACCTACTGGCAGTATGACTTCGCCAGCAAGGTCGATACCATAGACCAGCTTATCGAGAGGTTCGAGGCTGAAAACCCCGGTATCCGGGTGCAGCACCAGACCTTCCCCTATGAAGCCTACCCCCAGCAGGTAGCCACCTCGATCCCAGCCGGTCAGGGTGCCGACGTCATCAACCTCTTCTACGGCTGGCTGCCGGCGTGGCAGGAAGCCGGCTACCTGCAGCCGCTGCCCGAGGAGCACTTCCCGACCGAGGTGATCGAGGCCGAGTTCATCCCGATGGTGCAGGCCGCCAAGCTGGACGGCCGCTACTGGGCCTTGCCGACCGGCGTGCGCAGCCTGGCGCTCTGGTACAACCAGGACATCTTTGACGATGTCGGCGTCGAGGCGCCGCCCAGCACCTGGGCCGAGTTCATCGAGGTCGCGCAAGCGATCACGGTCCGGCGCGGCGACCGCTACACCATGATCGGCTACGGCGTGGCGCCCGACGGTCAGGACCACCACCTGCTGCGCGAGGTGCTGTTTAGGCAGTTCGGCACCCCGCCCTACAGCGACGACAACCGCGAAGTCCGCTACGACAGCCCCGAGGGCGCCGAAGCCCTGACGTTCTACACCGACTGGGTCAGCGAAGACCAGATCGGCACGCCCGACTTCTTTCCGGGGCGCGGCAACTACCGCGACGGCTTCCTGGCCGGCCGCATCGGCATGATGGTCGACGGCTCCTTCGCCATCGACGGCGTCCGCAGCAACGCCCGCTTCGACTGGGGCGTCACCGAATTGCCCGTCCTCGAGGAGGGCGGCGAGAGGTCCAACTTCGGCTCCTTCTGGATGCACGGCCTCACCCCGCTGGCGACCGGCGACAGGCTCGAGGCTTCGATCCGCTTCCTGGAGTTCATCACCTCCGAAGAGGCGATGCAGCTCTGGCTCGAGAACGTCGGCGAACTGCCCGCGCGCAGCGCCCTGCTCGAAGATCCGGCGCTCGCCGAGGACCCGGTCCTGGGTCCCTTTCTGGCCGCGCTGCCCTACTCGCACGCCACCTTCTTCGCGGACGAGACCGAACAGCGCCGCATCACCCTGGACATGATCAACCGCGTCATCCTCCAGGGGGTTGAACCCGCGGAATCGCTGCGTCAGGCCGCCGAGGAAGAGCAGCAACTCCTGGACAGCTTCTGGCAAGGCCAAGACTAG